Within the Salvia hispanica cultivar TCC Black 2014 chromosome 4, UniMelb_Shisp_WGS_1.0, whole genome shotgun sequence genome, the region TGGTTTCTGATTAAAGCTGTGGTATTTGATTGAGTAATAATAAGTactaaatactactactactactttgaatattaataatgaGAGATTTATCATTTAGACAACAAAAAGAGTTCACCAAACAGTACAATAATCTACTATCATTAGTAAATCGTGCAAGAACTTATGGGGcctaaacaaaaacaaaggaACTTGTATGAATTATAGACAAGttccatcatcatcatcgttgCCGTCGTCATCATCAACGTCATGCAAAAGAAGAACATTTCTGTTATTGAGTTAGATTTGAAAGATGTTCAACACTAGAGCTTGATCTGATGCTGTATTCTGCCACCAGCTTCGCAAACAGAGACGACTTATCCTCCAACAGCTTCTCCGGCGTCTTGTATTCCTTGAGCAATCCTGTACCACACAAACACAACCAACTCAATCCCAACTAAATCGTTTACACACTGCTCAAGCCACAACACACGTACCGTTATCTAACAGCACAACCATGTCGCTGTCCAGCACCGATGTTATCCTATGTGCAATCGTTATAACTGTCGAGTCACAGAAATGGTTCCTCAGGGTCTGTTGGATCAGGTTATCAGTTGCTGTGTCAACAGACGCTGTTGCCTCATCAAGAACAAGGACCTTGCTTTTCTTCAGGAGCACGCGCCCGAGGCAAACCAGCTGCCTTTGTCCCACGCTCCAGTTCTCTCCATTCTCAGACACTGCTTCACCACAATCCAAACTCATCGACTAAATAATCAAGTTGAATAACAGGGAATAACAATCAATGAGCTAGATTAACCTGCAAAATCAAGCTTCTCTGGCTTTTTCCTGACCTCATCACCAAGCTGGCATTTAACAAGAGCCTAAAAAAAAGCAGAAACAAAACATTAAGCTAACACGCGAATCATGAGTATGAATTATCAACTAAACCAAACGAACCTCCCATATCTGCTCATCAGTATACTCTTCAAGGGGGTCGAGGTTAGTTCGAACAGTTCCCTCAAACATTGTTGGATCTTGTGGGATTATGCTCAACTTGGATCGTAGATCATGAAGTCCAATAGCTGAGATATCAATCCCATCGATCAATATCTGTCCGACTGTTGGTTCAACTATTCGGAAAAGAGTCTGAATAAGGGTTGATTTGCCACTTCCTGTTCTTCCTACTATACCAGTCCTCTTCCCTCCAAAGAAAGTACATGTTAGGCCTCGAAGCACGAAGGGCAAGTGAGGAGCGTAACGAACCTACAACAACAGCAATAATGTCAGCACAGCGACAACTAAAGCATTTTGAAACAATAAACAACAATGCAGCCCATCGCAAAAATCACCTGAAGGTCTTGGATATTAACTTCTCCTTGGGTAGGCCAGCAACTCTGCGGCCTGTTCGACTCAATGACAAGAGGAGGCTCACTTGGAAGTGAAGTATACTGAAGTATTCTTTCAACAGATATGATTCTATTCTCCATAAAGCAAAGGTTCCAAACAACCCAGGcttgatacatatttaaattaaggcCATAAGTCACTGCCAAACCAGCAATACCTGCATTGCAATTTAATGAGTATAACATCTTTGAACAAATTCAGCACGTAAGTTTTAGTATATGGTATATTTGCACAACACTCACTTGGATCAATAGTTCCTTCTGGAAGTGTAATCAGGAAAATCAGTGCACAGGTAAACGTCATGAGAGACAACACATCCAGACGAAGGCATAGCCATTCCATCGCACCAGCTGTATGAAAGTTTGGCCGTGAATATCCATCTATCAGCCTCAAGCTAATTTCTCGGAATCGAGATTCTTGATCGAAACTTCTAATGGTGATTGCTCCAGATAGTGTTTCTGAGAAGTGTTGTATGACTGGAGCTTTGCTCACTCCACAAAGTCGGCAAAGTTCCCGTGCAGCAGCTATGTAATAACGCTGGAAAGGAAAATACTGAATTAACAAATCATCGAATTGTATTCAACTTCATGCTAGCATCTACCTATTCACATACTAACCAACATAATTTGAAGGCAGACATCTGAAAGCATAGTTAAAGGAATTCAATGACTTTACCTGCAACAATATGCAAATTGCAATTACTGgaatgaaaatgatgaagaCCTGCCAAGCTACTTGAGTCATGACAGCAACAACTCCTAGAAGCTGAATCAAGGAAAAAGAGAATTGNNNNNNNNNNNNNNNNNNNNNNNNNNNNNNNNNNNNNNNNNNNNNNNNNNNNNNNNNNNNNNNNNNNNNNNNNNNNNNNNNNNNNNNNNNNNNNNNNNNNATTACAACATCGTATGGCGGACTCCTGGCACTCATTGCTTTGCTAGCTCAGGTTGCATTTCAGGTACTTCAAATTGGAAGCAATTATTGGATGGCATGGGCAACTCCTGTCTCCAAGGATGAAGCACCTCCAGTTGGAGGCTCTACCCTTATCCTCGTCTACGTTGCTCTGTCTGTTGGAAGTTCTTTTTGCGTTTTGGGAAGGTCAATATCTGTTGTGACCATGACCTACAAGACTGCAAAGATACTCTTTAACAAGATGCACCTCTGCATATTCCGTGCACCCATGTCTTTCTTTGATTCCACTCCAAGTGGGCGGATTTTGAATAGAGTATGTGACAATGCTATTTTCTTTTAGCTTATGATATACTCATATggtttctttaatttttatgaacaCTGACTGAAACTCTCTTGGAAGTAAAGCTGCTTAAGGAGTAACTTTTGATGAACGCTTTGTTCTTTGCCAGGTATCTACGGACCAAAGCGCTGTTGATTTGAACATGGGTATCATTGCGCAATTCTCTTTTTCCTTGATTCAGCTTCTAGGAGTTGTTGCTGTCATGACTCAAGTAGCTTGGCAGGtcttcatcattttcattcCAGTAATTGCAATTTGCATATTGTTGCAGGTAAAGTCATTGAATTCCTTTTACTATGCTTTCAGATGTCTCTGTCTTCAAATTATGTTGGTTATTATGTGAATAGGTAGATGCTAGCATGAAGTTGAATACAATTCGATGATTTGTTAATTCAGTATTTTCCTTTCCAGCGTTATTACATAGCTGCTGCACGAGAACTTTCCCGACTTTGTGGAGTGAGCAAAGCTCCAGTCATACAACACTTCTCAGAGACACTATCTGGAGCAATCACCATTAGAAGTTTCGATCAAGAATCTCGATTCCGAGAAATTAGCTTGAGGCTGATAGATGGATATTCACGGCCAAAGTTTCATATAGCTGGTGCAATGGAATGGCTATGCCTTCGTCTGGATGTGTTGTCTCTCATGACGTTTACCTGTGCACTGATTTTCCTGATTACACTTCCAGAAGGAACTATTGATCCAAGTGAGTGTTGTGCAAATATACCATATACTAAAACTTACGTGCTGAATTTGTTTAAAGCTGTTATACTCATAATATGCAATGCAGGTATTGCTGGTTTAGCCGTGACTTATGGCctcaatttaaatatgtatcaagCCTGGGTTGTTTGGAACCTTTGCTTTATGGAGAACAGAATCATATCTGTTGAAAGAATACTTCAGTATACTTCACTTCCAAGTGAACCTCCTCTTGTCATAGAGTCGAACAGGCCGCAGAGTTGCTGGCCTACCCAAGGAGAAGTTAATATCCAAGATCTTCaggtgagttttttttttttgggactGAATTCTCGTTTATTATTACAGAATTCTTTAGTTTTCATTGTGCTGATATTGTAGCTGTTGTTGTAGGTTCGATATGGTCCTCACTTGCCCTTCGTGCTACGAGGCCTAACATGTACTTTCTTTGGAGGGAAGAGGACTGGTATAGTAGGAAGAACAGGAAGTGGCAAATCAACACTTATTCAGACACTCTTCCGAATTGTAGAGCCAACAGTCGGACAGATACTGATCGATGGTATCAATATAGCAGTTATTGGACTTCATGATTTACGATCCAAGTTGAGCATAATCCCACAAGATCCAACAATGTTTGAGGGAACTGTTCGAACTAACCTCGACCCCCTTGAAGAGTATACTGATGAGCAGATATGGGAGGTTCGTTTGGTTTAGTTGATAATTCGTACTCATGATTTGCGTGTTGGCTAAATGTCTTGTTTCTGTTGTTATTTAGGCTTTGGACAAATGCCAGCTTGGTGACGAGGTCAGGAAAAAGCCAGAGAAACTTGATTTTGCAGGTTAATATCGCTTACTGattgttcttcttctttgttCGACTTGTTTATTTACTCGATAAGTTTGAATTGTGGTGAAACAGTGTCTGAGAATGGAGAGAACTGGAGCGTGGGACAAAGGCAGCTGGTTTGCCTCGGGCGCGTGCTCCTGAAGAAAAGCAAGGTCCTTGTGCTCGATGAGGCAACAGCGTCTGTTGACACAGCAACTGATAACCTGATCCAGCAGACCCTGAGGAACCATTTCTGTGACTCGACAGTTATAACGATTGCACATAGGATAACATCGGTGCTGGACAGCGACATGGTTGTGCTGTTAGATAACGGTATGTGTGCTGTGGCTTGAGCAGTGTGTGAATGATTTAGTTGGGATTGAGTTGGTTGTGTTTGTGTGGTGCAGGATTGCTTAAGGAATACGAGACGCCGGAGAAGCTGTTGGAGGATAAGTCGTCTCTATTTGCGAAGCTGGTGGCAGAATACAACATCAGATCAAGCTCTAGTGTTGAgtctctttcttcttttgcATGACGATGATGACGACAACGACGATGATGATGGAACTTGTCTATAATTCATACAagttcttttgtttttgtttaggCAGAACTGGCTCTTGCACGATTTACTAATGatagtaatattattgtaCTGTTTGATGAACTCTTTTTGTTGTCTAAGTGATAAATCACTCATTATTGATATtcaaagtagtagtagttattATTACTCAATCAAACAAATACCACAGCTTTAATCagaaaccaaacaaaatgtaCACTATATTGCATCCTTTGTTCAGATACATCTAAAAATAAGGGTAAAGTGTTTGATTTTGCCCTATTATTTATGGAATTTACTTCAAAATGTCACACggtttaaataattagtataCCATTTAGTAAATGTGGGATACTTTATAAACTCAAACAATGATACAAAATCTATCATGTACTAAAAAGTACTCTCTCCACTCTAAAAAATATGGGCAATTGATATAACACGAGAATTaagataattgataaagtaagagaaaggagGAGACGAATAGTTAAAGCAGTGTAAGTGGATAGTGAGACtcacattattagtagtgtttaatagtggtataagttgtaattAAGTTGTTGTATAGAggtaataaattaagataacttttcaaaaatggaatgcacatatttttgtgggatggacgaaaattgaaaatgtatatatttttatgggatggaggaagtaattattaatatgaTTCGTTAGTAATGTATAcaatagtaaaaagtaaaaatccaataaaatttgaaatagtgAAGTATAATGGACTCTAATTGTAATTGGGCTTGATTAATTCGGCTGGGCCCATTTAATTCAGAGGCCCAAGTGTTTATTGGTGACCCATGTTGGTTTTGGCCCGATAACTTAGAGGGATGCTCCGATGGCTGCCACGTGGCTATCTCACATGGATCGTGGAGGTTAGCCGTTGGATCTAGGTTTGTGTTTGTTATGAGTATTGAGACTCATCACATTCTGATTCATTCTATTCCGACTTCTCTCTCCTGTGTGCTGCTCCTgcttctctcttctctctctctagattcCGGCGCCGTTCGCCGGTTATCTTTTTCGATCTTCTGTTTCCACCTTGGTTTCTCGGTTCTAGAGAGACTCCTCGGTTTGATTCTGGGGGAAGTGAGTGCTTGAGCATTCCTTCTCAGATCTAGGGTTTGTCCAACTTCTCTGTTGGATTTGTGCGAGATTGGAGGTTCTTTGAGAGTTCTTGTGGTGCGTAGCAGTGTTTGGAGGTTGCTGTGAGATCCTTGCAACTGAGATAGTCTCTGTGTTGTAGCAGTTGGAGTATccctagggttagggtttggtTACTTCACGGTGCTCCCTTGAGACTTGTTGGTGAAGATTGAGGAGGTCCTTGGCCTTGTGAAGTCGTGTGTGTGCGACCTGAGCCATATCCTAAATCTTCTGAAATTTTGTTGCTATTTCAGTTTATATCCGCAAGGATCACTTTCTTGTATTACTGACTTGTGTATTCTAGTGTGCAGGGTTTCCCCAATCAGTTGAAGCTTGGATTCCAGATCCGGTCAAGGATCTGAGTATAGCTAGGGTGCCTGATTAGGGTTCATACACTGTAATAGATACTTAGTCTGCCTACTTGTAATCTTGGAGTAGATTGCGTTTGTACAAGGCTTGTAACTTCTTAGATTATCCATCTCAGAGATCAATCAATAAAGAGGTCCCGGTAATTAGCGAATCCCGAgtgatctgatccctacagtggTATCAAAGCCATGGGGGAATCACTTGGGCGCGCCGGGTTGCAAAATAAGGAGGTGGGCTCGTCGGAGTAAGGCTCAGCCTCCGGTACAGGCTCTGAGGTAAGTCGGATTCTCCTTAACGAAGGGTTTCCGCTCAGGTAAATTGGCTGAAACTCTAAAACTTTTACTGCTTTCTAGTCTTAGGTGTGGGCAGTTGTTGCTGGTTGTTGCCACTGGCCGTGGCTTAGGCTTTCTGTTCTCCTGTTTGTCTTGCATGTTCTAGTTGCTCTTTACAGCTTTCTTGCTTCCGTTGCTGTTTTCTTTGAGTGTCTCTTTAATCTCAAAGTGTGTATCCCAGAGCTTGACTCTGTGTCCTTGAGTGAATTGCCTATCCACCCTGTGCCTTAACCTCCTTGAGTGAACCCCTGCGCCCCCATACATTGGGTGATTGTGAACTGGGAAATCCTCTTGTCGGGGTACACGTGACAGATAGGGAGGAACTCCTTCTGGACTTGATTCTTGAGTCTGGGATCACTTTGAGGTGACTCCTGTGCGTGTGCGCCTTTGCTGTATAAGTGCTTCTGTGTTTCTTGCATGAGAAACCCCTGCATATCTGTTTTAAGTGGTCTCTTTGACTGTTGTGTGTTTAAGACCACTCTCTGTGAAAGCAGGGTTGCTTGTTGCGCTCTTTGGGTTGCTGGTACCTTTGTGTGTGTTAAAATCTTTCTCAAAATGTCCCAGCCAGTTGGCATTGTCCCCTTTAAtgggaaaaatgattttgtgatttggaaacagaaaatgaagtgtgttttaaTTCAGCATAAAGTTTTCAAATCTGTTGAGGGATTAGTCCCTGACACTGAGTCTGCAGATAAGGTTGcagaaatgaatgaattagcTAGGTCTATTATTATACTAAACCTCTCTGATTCGGTGATTAGAAAGGTTGGTACCATTGAGTCTGCCTCTGAGCTTTGGGAAAAGCTAGATACTCTGTATACTGAAACCTCAATGTCATCAAGAATGTATTTGCTGGAAAAACTCTTTAAGTTTAAACTTGATCTTTCAAAGGACATTGAggataatattgatatttttcaaaaacttgTTCAAGACATTAAAAGGTCTAGTGACAAAACCATTGATGAGTATACTAGCATTGCCCTAATGAATGTTATCCCTGATTCTTACAATGATGTTAAAGCTGCCATAAAGTATGGTAGGGATTCTGCCCCCCTTGATTTAATCATTAGTTCTTTAAAATCCAAAGAAATTGAGCTTACGGAAAATCAAGCTTTTAAAACTGCTTAGTCAAAGGTTTTAAATGTTAGGGGCAGATCTAAAACTAGAGGGGGTAATGAGGACAGTAACTCTAATGGGAATGGTAAAAAGAAGGGCAAGAGTAGGTCCAAGTCTAAGAGCAGGAATCCTAAGGCTAATAGAAAATGTTTTAACTGTGGTGAGGTTGGTCACTATAAAAAGGAGTGTCCTAATCCTAAAaagcagaaaaataataatcaactGGATTTCATGGCTAACCTGGCTAAGGATAGTGATTTTGAAGGTGTTTGCTTCATGATTCATGATATTCTTTCTGTTAACTCTACTCTTGGCTGTTCTTTTTCCATTAATGACTGGCTAATTGATTCTGGATGCACCTATCATATCTCTCCTTTCAAAAATGTGTTTTCTGATTTCAAACCTGTGGAAAATACCTTTGTTTCTATGGCAAATGACAAAAAGTGTCAGATTCTTGGCATTGGGACAGTGTGTTTGAAATTCAGTAATGGCTATGTGCTTAATTTGAAGAATGTGAGATATGTGCGTGATTTGTGTTACAACCTGCTCTCCTGTACATGTTTAGAACAAGAAGGTTTTGAGGGTAAGTGGGGGCAGGGTGTTATGAAAATCTGTAAGGGTGCTATGTGTTTGTTTAAAGCTGAGAAGAAGTGTAATCTCTATGTGTGTTCTGCTCAATCTGTGGTCTGTGTGAGTAATCTTGCTAATGTGGTTAGAGTTGACAAGGCCATGTTGTGGCATAATAGACTTGGTCATATGAGTGAAAAAGGGTcttaatattttgaagaaaaatgagttgttatctgaaaatgattttcaaaatAGTCTTCCCTTTTGTGACACTTGTGTGTTGGGCAAACAACACAGAGTTGCCTTCCCTACTCCTATGACTGACAATGTCAGTCAGAGTGTTATTGAGTATCTCCACATGGATGTGTGGGGACCAGCCTATGTTTCTTCTCATTCAGGGTCTGTGTATTTTCTGTCCATAATTGATGATTTCTCCAGGaaagtttggtgttttttaatgaaaaataagtctGAAGTCTTTGAAAAATTTTTGACTTGGAAAAAtcttattaaaaatcaaactgGAAAAACCATTAAAGTTATTAGGACAGATAATGGTCTTGAGTTTTGTAATTCCCAAATGGATGCTCTGTGCTCCAAGTTTGGAATTAAAAGACCCATTTACATGAAACAATCAGAGGGTTTTGTGGATCCAAACTTTCCCAATCATGTGTGTTTACTTAAGAAAGCTTTGTATGGTTTTAAACAATCTCCAAGGCAGTGGAATATTAAGTTCAATACTTGCATGCAGAAGTTAGGCTTTGTTAGGAGCTCCTTTGATGCttgtttgtatgtgaaagaTCTTGATAAAGTGCATGTGTTCTTGCTGTTGTATGTGGATGACATGCTTATTATGGGTCCTTGCATGAAGTCTGTTAAACATGTGCAATCTGCTCTCTGTgataattttgacatgaaagacCTTGGTGATGCCAAAAAGATTTTGGGGATCAATATCCTAAGGGATAGGAAGTCCTCATCTCTGATTCTTCATCAGGAGCCTTATGTGcaaaaaattcttgaaaagttTAATATGCTTGGTGCTAAAACTGCTTCTGTTCCTCTAGCTGCTCATTTCTTGCTAAGTAAGGACTTGTGTCCTAAGTCTGAGTCTGATGTGAAAGCTATGAAGAAGGTCCCTTATTCTAATGCTATAGGCTCTGTTATGTATCTCATGGTTAGTACTAGGCCTGATATTGCCTATGCTGTTTCTTGCTTAAGTAGATACATGTCTAATCCTGGACCTGTGCATTGGGAGGCTCTTAAATGGTTGCTTAGGTATCTGAAACATACTTCCAAGTATGGTCTGTGTTTTACTAAGTGTGATGATGGTGTTGAGCTATGTGGTTTTGTTGATTCTAACTATGCTAATAACAAGGACAAGAGAAAGTCCACTACTTCTTATGTGTTTACTGTGTGTAGGTCTTGTATTAGTTGGAAATCACAATTGCAGCACATAGTTGCCCTCTCCACTACTGAGTCAGAATATATAGCCATCACAGAGGCTATGAAGGAGGCTATTTGGTTAAAGGGAGTTCTCTCTGAACTCAAATTCTTGCATAATACTCCTGCTGTTTATTCTGATAGTCAGTCTGCTATTCAAAGTGCAAAAATCCTGTTTTTCATGATAGAAGTAAGCATATAGATGTTAGGTTCCATTTCATTAGAGATGTTGTTGAAAAATGTGAGGTTTTGTTGCATAAAGTGCATACTGATAAAAACCCTGCAGACATGGGCACTAAGTGCTTACCTGTGGAGAAACTGCTTTCTTGCATTAAAAGGTTGCATTTTGATTGTGGTTagcatatgcatatgcatgTCCCGGGGGAAGACCTTGATGATTCATTAAGCCTTGGCTTAGTTGCAATCACAAGGCAGTAAAAGTCCTATAAGACTAATtgtgtaacagcccgccctcctagggtacaataaatgcggcggctgctacccaaaAACTGACtccaaagaagtaaacataggctagggtttcatttaaagatcACTGACCAAAAGGATTGGAAGGaatatcagagtatttaatgCAACAAGTTAACCTAGAAGTTCAGAGGAAGATAGATATCATGAATGATGATCAAAACCTTAAGAGTACGACATAGTATCCAAGACAAGTCACAAGAAAAGACCAAGGTCTCAAACCGAAGGcaagatgcaaatattccaaaagaaattctaaagagtatcaaaaattcagtggaaaacgaccaagagaaaagcatagctatgtatggggacacaactacacttagAGTTCAACAcatccatattaattaattaagctgctcaacacccgccaccgctcgtcatcattcaacctgcacataaggaaaacacatgcagggctgagtattttgaaatactcagtgagctcattgccaaaacattttataagttatgtcacccttaccaagtgaactcgagttttaagcagttataaaagaatatcacgagtatcacaaaatatattttccatagactggccagtcaaaatatctccccattttctcatcaaattccacaatcacaatctcaatctttccatggtgcgacgaaagcgtggccacacttttcgcccacgagaccggccgactagctaggacggctcccgatcccctcgtgtacacagcctggtagggtttgcggctcatactcagacccgaattcgtataatcatatccatagccctatagcccaatggagcgaactcacaaactaggcatcaggcacacaatctcacaataaaacaaacataggcatggcataacagttaaaccacccttataactccaatcaatatttttgacaaaaataaaagagagttttaagagtaaagcccacctcgactgcttaagtttcaagtagtttcgcttttccgttatccggcttcgcaaccgaggtttcacctttttattcacataggcacatattcacaaatcagattcaatCACAACTCttaactcatgcatgtctcaacactttccctttttcccatcgattcaTCTTATTATCACAAATCAAAGATCATGTTCCTCATAAGACTTTCATTCACATCTCAATCCTAGttctaacatcaacatatatcacacaagaatatttagccatcaagcacacaacacaacacaacacacacacacgacacaCACTCACGCCGCACTCACACacgcacgcacacacacacatgttccAAATTCCCTTTCCCTTTTCATCCCAATCTCACTCAAAGAAGATGCATGAGGCTTCAAGAAGACCAATTAATCGGTtggaaaggagaaaaagatggagaagaagaaaagaacacttatatataaacaaaatacctttttagaggaaaacgatcggtagaaacaaagtagagacttggttcttcaagaattcttggattaaacttcaattcttctccaaaagatagcaaaatattggagagtagaagaagaaaaatttgagagagtgagagGATGGGGGGGGACGAAAATAATggggtttagggttaggggttctcttatttatagtgctcaacaagatctttaggtaattagaatagaatatttggtaagatcttattctccacaattaataaaataaatattatggagtagggaagaagaattaacaaaaatagactcTAAGGCAATATTCCatgtaatttttgaaaactaggctttttaattagccaagattttgttttggtatattttacggagtagaataaaatatcacggagcaaaataaaataaaaattttcccCCATTGGCCTAGAAATAGGCGTGTATTTTGAGCCTAattaaggcatggatttttttgaatattaattaaaataaggtATGGTAAggatctcttgaagtatggaaggatttggtagaatatttaaattctaggtatggaaagaaatcaaataagaggtcaaataaaataaaacaattcctTTCCTTCTAcatgtgattttcgaaaatcacaaaGAAATAGTGcctagtatttatggaaattttctctaatattctcactcacccttaatcaaataattcatctcataaattaattaatcacat harbors:
- the LOC125223124 gene encoding ABC transporter C family member 3-like, which gives rise to MTQVAWQVFIIFIPVIAICILLQRYYIAAARELCRLCGVSKAPVIQHFSETLSGAITIRSFDQESRFREISLRLIDGYSRPNFHTAGAMEWLCLRLDVLSLMTFTCALIFLITLPEGTIDPSIAGLAVTYGLNLNMYQAWVVWNLCFMENRIISVERILQYTSLPSEPPLVIESNRPQSCWPTQGEVNIQDLQVRYAPHLPFVLRGLTCTFFGGKRTGIVGRTGSGKSTLIQTLFRIVEPTVGQILIDGIDISAIGLHDLRSKLSIIPQDPTMFEGTVRTNLDPLEEYTDEQIWEALVKCQLGDEVRKKPEKLDFAVSENGENWSVGQRQLVCLGRVLLKKSKVLVLDEATASVDTATDNLIQQTLRNHFCDSTVITIAHRITSVLDSDMVVLLDNGLLKEYKTPEKLLEDKSSLFAKLVAEYSIRSSSSVEHLSNLTQ
- the LOC125223126 gene encoding ABC transporter C family member 3-like, yielding TSYGGLLALIALLAQVAFQVLQIGSNYWMAWATPVSKDEAPPVGGSTLILVYVALSVGSSFCVLGRSISVVTMTYKTAKILFNKMHLCIFRAPMSFFDSTPSGRILNRVSTDQSAVDLNMGIIAQFSFSLIQLLGVVAVMTQVAWQVFIIFIPVIAICILLQRYYIAAARELSRLCGVSKAPVIQHFSETLSGAITIRSFDQESRFREISLRLIDGYSRPKFHIAGAMEWLCLRLDVLSLMTFTCALIFLITLPEGTIDPSIAGLAVTYGLNLNMYQAWVVWNLCFMENRIISVERILQYTSLPSEPPLVIESNRPQSCWPTQGEVNIQDLQVRYGPHLPFVLRGLTCTFFGGKRTGIVGRTGSGKSTLIQTLFRIVEPTVGQILIDGINIAVIGLHDLRSKLSIIPQDPTMFEGTVRTNLDPLEEYTDEQIWEALDKCQLGDEVRKKPEKLDFAVSENGENWSVGQRQLVCLGRVLLKKSKVLVLDEATASVDTATDNLIQQTLRNHFCDSTVITIAHRITSVLDSDMVVLLDNGLLKEYETPEKLLEDKSSLFAKLVAEYNIRSSSSVESLSSFA